One window from the genome of Bartonella sp. WD16.2 encodes:
- the lptM gene encoding LPS translocon maturation chaperone LptM has product MRTILKNLIIVLFFNVVILGCGRKGALELPSSITVKSSQGAFGSERKTDKPFILDRLIQ; this is encoded by the coding sequence ATGAGAACTATTTTAAAGAATTTAATAATTGTCCTTTTTTTTAATGTTGTTATACTTGGGTGTGGGCGTAAAGGGGCACTAGAATTACCTTCTTCAATAACGGTTAAGTCTTCGCAAGGAGCTTTTGGTTCTGAAAGAAAAACGGATAAACCTTTTATTCTCGATCGATTGATACAATAG
- a CDS encoding TlpA disulfide reductase family protein has protein sequence MISQIFINWKDKKTQYFLISFIIALSLYATINHDHKASLFPHFISVAKAQETNTNKIKAEKIIAIKKEAKGSFKHIRFADTFYNVSQFSFKDIQGKDHKFSEFTGKPLLINLWAIWCAPCRVEMPELAQLKHDMKGENFDVIAINIDKVASPEKIQQFLREVYADNLTYYRDEKMNIFTDIRKQGLALGLPITLLVDQDGDLIASFNGIAPWANNDAKALIKAIIKETK, from the coding sequence ATGATTTCTCAAATTTTCATCAATTGGAAAGATAAAAAAACACAATACTTCCTCATATCTTTTATCATTGCCTTAAGTTTATACGCAACAATAAACCATGATCATAAAGCATCTCTCTTTCCTCACTTTATTTCAGTTGCAAAAGCACAAGAAACAAACACCAACAAAATAAAAGCAGAAAAGATAATAGCGATCAAAAAAGAAGCCAAAGGCTCTTTTAAGCACATCCGATTTGCTGACACATTTTATAATGTAAGCCAATTTTCCTTTAAAGATATTCAGGGAAAAGACCATAAATTCTCTGAATTTACTGGAAAACCACTGCTTATTAATTTGTGGGCAATTTGGTGTGCTCCTTGTCGTGTAGAAATGCCAGAATTGGCACAATTAAAACACGATATGAAGGGAGAAAATTTTGATGTCATAGCCATTAATATTGATAAAGTCGCTTCTCCTGAAAAAATTCAACAATTTTTACGTGAAGTGTATGCTGATAATTTGACCTATTACCGCGACGAAAAAATGAACATTTTTACCGATATCCGCAAACAAGGACTAGCTTTAGGGCTACCCATTACACTCCTGGTTGATCAAGATGGTGACCTCATTGCTTCATTTAATGGTATAGCTCCATGGGCCAATAATGATGCTAAAGCACTCATAAAAGCTATCATTAAAGAAACAAAATAA
- a CDS encoding YihY/virulence factor BrkB family protein produces the protein MLYYGYCILINAISHYVRDDGSAFASHIVLSGLLAFFPFCIFGASLASFFWDFAYTPQKIEALMHLLPDAIAEPFSKEIVNVLVTQRKGVLTLSFVGAAYFASNGVEALRAALNKAYRVVDQRSLFFCRFQSLFFVIIGTIGISVISFLLVLAPLLIKITRNHFPFIVEYIGVIRLWRYTIAVVVLFISLLIVHKWLPAKRRKLIDILPGIIVTLFLWCAASITFAHYLTMFNYASTYAGLASIMIAIIFLYMLSAIFILGGEINAAIMFYRTRLQHSDP, from the coding sequence ATGTTATACTATGGTTATTGTATTCTCATTAATGCAATAAGTCATTATGTACGTGATGATGGCAGTGCTTTTGCAAGTCATATCGTACTCTCAGGGCTTTTAGCATTTTTTCCTTTTTGTATTTTTGGAGCGTCTCTGGCCAGTTTTTTTTGGGATTTTGCGTATACACCGCAAAAAATTGAAGCGCTTATGCATTTATTGCCAGATGCAATTGCAGAACCTTTTTCTAAAGAAATCGTTAATGTTTTGGTAACACAGCGAAAAGGCGTATTAACACTTTCTTTTGTTGGGGCAGCTTATTTTGCTTCAAATGGGGTAGAAGCTTTACGTGCTGCCTTAAATAAGGCTTATCGTGTTGTTGATCAGCGAAGTTTGTTTTTTTGTCGTTTTCAAAGTTTGTTTTTTGTGATCATTGGGACAATCGGTATTAGTGTTATCAGCTTTTTATTAGTTTTAGCACCTTTGCTGATAAAAATTACACGAAATCATTTTCCTTTTATTGTTGAATATATTGGTGTTATTCGTTTATGGCGTTACACAATTGCGGTGGTTGTTTTATTTATCAGTCTTTTGATTGTTCATAAATGGCTGCCAGCAAAGCGGAGGAAATTGATAGATATTTTACCAGGAATTATAGTAACGCTGTTTTTGTGGTGTGCAGCATCAATTACTTTTGCACATTATTTAACAATGTTTAATTATGCATCCACTTATGCCGGGTTAGCATCTATTATGATTGCTATTATTTTTCTTTATATGTTGAGTGCGATTTTTATTTTGGGAGGTGAAATAAACGCAGCAATTATGTTTTATCGTACTCGTTTACAACATTCAGATCCATAA
- the holA gene encoding DNA polymerase III subunit delta: MAIKKAHEVDHFLTHFSRSFPIVLIYGPDRGLVCERAQRFAKLTQVAIEDPFSTIRLNASEIDKDPVRLQDEAHTLSLFGSDRLIWISNGANQKGFLAALKLLIKEPPKACFILIEAGDLKKGVGLRNIVETASTALALPCYTDDIRSLDRVIDEVLNNFKMTLSLEARKWLYESLGADRLVSRGELEKLCLYALKKDQITLEDVKAVVSEAGALSQDDVIDAILLGDVAGFETHFNRYATMQNTLFFVLSTAQRHFQQLQLLRYQVEVEGKAPFAVISQARPPIFFRREKIVEKALKYWGLEQIAYAMEKIQCAVLDSRKNPFLDAAIVHQVLLGLAVSVRKRISS; the protein is encoded by the coding sequence TTGGCTATAAAAAAAGCGCATGAAGTTGACCATTTTCTAACGCATTTTTCGCGTTCTTTTCCTATTGTTTTAATTTACGGTCCTGATCGTGGTCTTGTTTGTGAACGTGCACAGCGTTTTGCTAAGCTGACGCAAGTAGCAATAGAAGATCCTTTTTCTACGATTCGTCTCAATGCATCTGAGATTGATAAAGATCCCGTACGATTGCAGGATGAAGCACACACTTTATCACTTTTTGGCAGTGATCGTTTGATATGGATATCCAATGGTGCAAATCAAAAAGGTTTTCTTGCGGCTCTTAAGCTTTTAATTAAAGAACCACCAAAAGCATGTTTCATTTTAATTGAAGCAGGGGATCTGAAAAAGGGTGTGGGGTTGCGTAATATTGTTGAAACGGCATCAACAGCTCTGGCTTTACCCTGTTATACGGATGATATCCGTTCTCTTGATAGAGTGATTGATGAGGTTTTGAATAATTTTAAAATGACTCTTTCTTTGGAGGCGCGCAAGTGGTTATACGAAAGTTTGGGGGCGGACCGTCTTGTTTCGCGTGGTGAATTGGAAAAGCTTTGTCTTTATGCTCTAAAGAAAGATCAAATTACTCTTGAGGATGTGAAGGCTGTGGTAAGTGAGGCTGGTGCTCTTTCTCAAGATGATGTTATTGATGCTATTTTACTGGGAGATGTGGCGGGTTTTGAAACGCATTTTAATCGATATGCGACTATGCAAAATACACTTTTTTTTGTTTTGAGTACAGCGCAGAGGCATTTTCAACAATTACAGCTGTTGCGCTATCAGGTGGAAGTTGAAGGGAAAGCTCCTTTTGCAGTCATATCTCAAGCACGGCCGCCGATTTTTTTTCGTAGAGAAAAAATAGTTGAAAAAGCCCTAAAATATTGGGGGTTGGAACAAATTGCTTATGCTATGGAAAAAATTCAGTGTGCTGTTTTAGATAGCCGTAAAAATCCATTTTTGGATGCAGCTATTGTTCATCAAGTTTTGTTAGGATTGGCAGTTAGTGTGCGAAAACGCATTTCTTCTTAA
- a CDS encoding lysophospholipid acyltransferase family protein, giving the protein MVLIFRSLLFTFAFYTTTFVQMILYAPFYFLMPRKKAWIVPKTWARVTLFLQKYIVGTHYEIEGVENLLKGAYIIAIKHQSAWETFSLVPYFDDPALILKRELMWIPFFGWYMAKTQVIPINRATPIQTLKIIIQKAKQKAKQGRQILIFPEGTRRQPGQEPDYKPGITALYNELKLQVVPIAHNAGLYWPRNNFRRYPGTIRVRILPPIEIGLSKRDFLDQLIEKTEKTCDELLLLAAQDPTPPPMPPFAVKRLQTLGHHWKGPIRN; this is encoded by the coding sequence ATGGTACTTATCTTTCGTTCTCTTCTCTTTACGTTTGCTTTTTATACAACCACTTTTGTGCAAATGATTCTTTATGCCCCCTTTTATTTTTTAATGCCCCGCAAAAAAGCGTGGATTGTTCCTAAAACATGGGCACGTGTTACATTATTTTTACAAAAATATATTGTTGGAACACACTATGAAATTGAAGGCGTAGAAAACCTACTAAAAGGCGCATATATTATTGCTATAAAACATCAATCTGCGTGGGAAACTTTTAGCCTTGTGCCTTATTTTGATGATCCTGCCCTTATTTTAAAACGTGAACTGATGTGGATTCCTTTTTTCGGCTGGTATATGGCCAAAACACAAGTTATCCCAATTAACCGAGCAACCCCTATTCAAACTCTCAAAATCATCATACAAAAAGCAAAACAAAAAGCAAAACAAGGGCGCCAAATCCTAATCTTCCCCGAAGGAACACGCCGACAACCCGGTCAAGAACCAGATTACAAACCAGGTATTACTGCTCTTTACAACGAATTGAAGCTCCAAGTTGTACCCATTGCCCACAACGCTGGTTTATATTGGCCACGTAATAATTTTCGCCGCTATCCAGGAACAATTCGTGTGCGTATTCTCCCTCCTATCGAAATCGGTTTAAGTAAACGTGATTTTTTAGATCAACTAATCGAAAAAACAGAAAAAACTTGTGATGAATTGCTCTTATTGGCCGCTCAAGATCCCACTCCCCCACCTATGCCGCCCTTTGCTGTTAAAAGACTTCAAACGCTTGGCCATCATTGGAAGGGACCCATACGTAACTAA
- a CDS encoding D-alanyl-D-alanine carboxypeptidase family protein, whose translation MCQLLYRLCLSFILSMTSTLTLAYPFISVDATTGRILEHNQAFERWYPASLTKLMTTYVIFRAMSTGEISPQKHITISQNATQASPSHSGYEAGSILTLETALSITLVKSTNDLAIALSEAVSGSQEAFVQQMNVQAQRLGMFGTHFANASGLPHPDNYTTARDIALLAVQIRREFPQYAHYFSIPAIDFGDGRKIKLNSNNLINRFNGIDGMKTGFTCASGFNLVASATRNKRTIIAVVLGADNINAREGKAAHLLETGFSLQGSPQATLATLKPYGTKMTKITDMEEQICDPEIVKKRLEDTFDKKGNIILTSPLIKALPSFVLPLPVQLIAIPQTYKTNTRIPRKIPIPYKRPTYIL comes from the coding sequence ATGTGTCAACTTTTATACAGACTCTGTTTATCTTTCATTTTAAGTATGACAAGTACTTTGACTCTAGCCTATCCCTTTATTTCTGTTGACGCTACAACTGGACGAATATTAGAACATAATCAAGCTTTTGAACGATGGTACCCTGCTTCTCTAACAAAATTAATGACCACCTATGTCATTTTTCGTGCCATGAGCACAGGAGAAATTTCACCACAAAAACACATCACCATCAGCCAAAATGCAACACAAGCTTCTCCCTCTCACTCAGGTTATGAAGCAGGTTCCATCCTTACACTTGAGACAGCCTTAAGCATCACTTTAGTTAAATCAACCAATGATTTGGCCATTGCCTTAAGTGAAGCTGTTTCTGGTTCTCAAGAAGCTTTTGTGCAACAAATGAATGTTCAAGCCCAACGTTTAGGCATGTTTGGAACTCATTTTGCCAATGCAAGTGGCCTGCCACATCCAGATAATTATACCACAGCACGTGATATTGCTCTTCTTGCTGTTCAAATCCGTCGAGAATTTCCCCAATATGCTCATTATTTTTCTATTCCAGCTATTGATTTTGGTGATGGACGAAAAATCAAATTGAACTCAAATAACCTCATTAACCGTTTTAACGGAATAGATGGCATGAAAACTGGTTTTACTTGTGCTTCTGGTTTCAATCTTGTCGCTTCAGCAACCCGCAATAAACGCACGATTATCGCTGTTGTTTTAGGGGCAGATAACATTAATGCAAGAGAAGGAAAAGCAGCACATTTGCTTGAAACAGGTTTTTCTCTTCAAGGCTCTCCACAAGCAACATTAGCCACCTTAAAGCCTTATGGCACTAAAATGACGAAAATCACTGATATGGAAGAACAAATATGCGATCCTGAAATTGTGAAAAAACGCCTAGAAGACACCTTCGATAAGAAAGGGAATATTATCCTTACCTCTCCTTTAATCAAAGCTTTACCTTCTTTCGTTCTTCCTTTGCCAGTACAACTCATTGCCATACCACAGACATATAAAACTAATACAAGAATACCGCGCAAAATCCCCATCCCGTATAAACGACCTACCTATATTCTATAA